The DNA segment GTAGGGGGGTTTTTGTATTTTGGGTCTTGTATATATGTTGGACCATACGTTTGTATGGGGATACTATGAATGAAGAAATAGTTCTCTTTCTTTAAGCCCTGGTGTGAAACTATGAGCCAGAGCTAGGTGTGAAACCTAGTTCCCTTCTTTCCCTTCCTcgccttcctcttctttctttttctcatttTTCCTCTTCATTATTGTCCGGCATTAGCTAGGTATCAGAGACCTGCtacaacattaaaaaaaaaaattctaggtTGTTGTGGGCATTGCTCATCACGTGCGGGCTCAGGCTTGAGGGAAAATGGGTGTCTTCTCCAAGGCAACTTCTCTCCCGGCCGAGAAGTGACTTCTGCTTTTCCAAGCCGAAAACCCAAACCCCCCTTCCCCTATCTGTTTCTTTCTTCCGGCGGCGCACCAGAAGGAAAGGGGAAAGTCTTCTTCCCCCCTAAGACAGCCGGCGACCAGGCGCGAGAGAGGAGGAAACACCGCGCACGCCTCTGCGATGCCTCTCGTGCTCCCCTAGTTCTTGTGGTGGCTCCCGaggaaaagaaggggaaaacACCCCTGTCGCCGCCGCCTTTCGTCGGATCCTAGGAGAGGAGCACCGCCGTCCCCGAGTGCCccatcgccgccccgccgtacCACACTGTCACACGCTCCCGTGCGTTCCCGATTGCCGATTTCATCCGGATCCGAGAGAAGCACCGCTGCTCTCTGCGCTCCATCGCCCGAGCATCGTCGCGTTCCACGCGACACATCGCCGCAGAATCAGGAGCAACCGCCTACAACCACCCATGAAGGAGATAATGAATAGTAATGGGGCTACGGTTCCCGGCCGGCACCTCCAGCACTGGCGGGCCTGGGTCGCAGGAGTTTCTCCCTCCCCTAGAGACGCCTCTGCTTCGCTGCTTCTCGCATTCGACTTCTTCGAGGCGTAGTAGAGCGAGACAGCGTCCCTAAGGTACTCGCTTCACCAGCTTGCTGTTGCAAAGGCTGGTTCCATTAAAGCCTTTTCTCGAGCAGGAGCGGGGCTTGTTAGAGAAGGGCTTCATCCTCGCacatctttgttccttcttcctgaCGTCTCGTCGCAACCGCCCAAGCTCCGCGTCGCCCTCTAACGTTGCCACCAGACGCCGTCTTCCATTGTTGCAATCGTGCTTCTGGTTGTCATCACCAGCCCAAGTCAAATTCCTTCCTTTCCTAGTAAAACTATCTGCATGTTTAAAATTCAGCATCTAGAAACTCTTTGGTGCATTGTTGGCTTATCCTACTACAAATTCAACACATACATCCAAATAATAtgagatatccttctctcaCCATGCTACTGCCACAGCACTGAGAATCTCTTGTAGTGGGCCCATCTTTGCTATGAATCGTTAGGTTGCCTAATCTTTGGGAGTCTTTCGAGGCCCCGCGATACCCTGCAACACAGAATGCTGGCACTATCTGACTGCAGTTGCTTGCATTTCCTACATGATCCTCTGCTTGAATTCATTTGCTTGAGATTAGCTTTCAGTTTATGTTGAGCATACACATTGATCTCTAGGCATCAttttcatgcattaggtctgCCTAAGAACCACCACTGTCTTAGTATTGTAAGGTTATGCACAATTTTGCACACCCATTACATGCACCTTCGTAGTGGTCGTGTCGTCTCCTATTTAGAATCTCAACTTGCCATGGATCCCAACATCGAAGCCTTGCTGAAGACCATCCAAGACTTGACAACAGTGTCTACCCACATCAATGCCCAACTAAACTTAGTTGAGGTATCCCTTCAGAGGATTATTGGATCTAAAGAGGGTAGTGTTTCCCACTTGAAGGCCCAAAGGTCAAGGATGAAGCCCTAGAACATCAAGGATCTGTTCAACAGGGCAACTTCGACACTATCCTTTCCAAGGTCGTCCTCAAGCCTACCCTCGTCACACAGGTTTGGCTCCATTCCCTAATGTCGATAGGGGTATCAACACAATGTAGAACCCAGAGAAGCTCTGACCATGATGAAGATGTGATGAGAGGCATTCAGGTTGAAGCCCCCACCTTTGATGATTGCCTTGACCCAAAGATCTTTTCAGACTGGTTGCACGAGATGGACTACTTTAAGCGGTATAATTTGtctgaaaaaaagaagatttgGTTTGCCAGAATGAAGCTCATTGGTTGAGATAAACTTTTCTCGCAAAGCACCGAACAGCTTCTGGCTAAGAGGCATCAACCTGCCATAACTGACTGGATAGAgatgaaagaaaagctcaaagaAAAATACCTGCCCCTCAGTTACCAAGATGATCTCCTTGACCGATGGAACAACGTGAAACAAGGTAACAGATCAGCCACTAACTACATCGTCCAATTTGATGAATTAATGATGCGATGTAATGTGATTGAAGATAAGAAAATGGTCCTGAGCCGATTCTGAAGAGGTCTCAATGATGAGCTCAGAAAGGAACTTGGCCTTCAAGAGGTGTCTACTTTAGACCAAGCTTATACATTCGTGCAAAACTATGAGCAGGTCTCCAAGTCCATGTTAGTGAGGCGCTCTGACATTCGGGGCACTTTCGCCAATTTTCATTCTTCTGGGTCTAGACCTTCTGTGAAGTCCTTTTCTCCTAAACCTCCTTCTACCGCCCCTACCCCAAGCCGAGATACCAAAGGCAAAGGAATCTTTGGTGAGCTTTCCAAACCAAATTCCATAATTCAATGCTACAAATGCCAAGGTTTTGATCACATTGCCTCCTAATGTGCTAACAAATCTCTTGTTATTGGTAATCATGAGCAAAGAGGTGATGCAGATGACTTGGagcaagtctatgaaccaaatctatacGACATTCAAGACATTGATGAGGAGTGTGATGAAAGACCTGATAACCTAGGGTGCATCCGCACTACACCTCTACCAATTGCACCTTCAGCGACAGTCTGACCAATCCACCATAAGTGTAGTCAGGTGTGCCCTCGCCCAACCCAAAGAAACTGATGACTGGAGAAGAACCTCGATCTTCCACACTTATATTAAGTACGGAGAAAAAAATTGTAAGGTCATCATTGACAACAGAAGTTGCATTAATGCAATATTCTCTAGCATCGTCTCCCGCTTGGGTTTGACTCCCGTTCCCTAACCCCAACCTTATAAGGGCTCTTGGATTGACACATCTTCTATTCACATCAAAGAAAGATGTCTTGTACCCATTCACATCCTTTCTTACAAAGACACCATCTGGTGTGACATAATCCCGATGGATGTGGGACATCTAATTTTAGGAAGACATTGGTTGTTCGACCTTGATGTTATCATTTATGGTTGATCCAACTCTTGTTCTTTTGTGTTCGAGGGCAAAAAGATCAAACTCAATTCTTTGAGACCCAAGGCACCTGAAAagagcaagaaaagagaagtgtCAAAGGGTAAGGATCACCTCCTTTGTCCCTCTGAATTTGAGGGAAAAGTGTCCAATGAATCTTTGGTGCTCGTTTTACTTGCCAAAGAAGTTCACCTAGATAGTCAGAGTGAACTACCAGCTGAAGCCCTCTCTTTTCTTGAGGAGTTTCAAGATGTTTTCCCTGAAGACCTTCCGGATCATTTGCCACCTCTGCATGACATCCAGCATGCCATCAACTTGGTTCCGAGAGCAACTCTTCCTAACCTACCCCACAACTGAgcgaatccttttgagcatgcCGAGCTACAACAGCAAGTCAGTGAGCTCGTACGCAAAGGGTTAATTCGCGAGAGCTTAAGTCCTTATACCGTACCTACACTCCTCACCTCAAAGAAAGATGGATCTTGGAGAATGTGCGTTGACAGTCGGGCCATCAACAAAATCATGGTCAAATACCGTTTTTCCATTCCTCGACTCGACATGTTGGATATGATGGCAGGCGCCACGATCTTCTCGAAGATTGATTTGAAAAGTGGCTACCATCAAATCCGAATTCACCTTAGGGATGAATGAAAAACTGCGTTCAAGACAAAAGATGGCCTGCACGAATGGTTGGTGATGCCTTTTAGCCTCTCAAATGCTCCCAATACTTTTATGCGGGCGATGACTCAAGCACTGCGACCTTTCATGGGTAAATTTTTGGTCGTGTACTTCGATGATATCCTTATTTACAGTCAATCAAAGAAGCAACATTTGGCCCATTTGAGACAGGTCTATACAACCCTAAGAAATGAGAACGTACCTGCCAACCTCAAGAAGTGTTCATTCTTCACTACTCATGTCAACTTCTTGGGTTACATTGTCTCCTCAGAGGGCTTGTCTGCTAATCTTGAAAGTCACAGCGATAGTACAGTGGCCCGAGCCCAACATCGGTGAGGTTCGTAGTTTTCATGGGCTTGCTACTTTCTACCGTCGTTTCATTAAGGGGTTCAGCATGATTATATCACCAATCACTGATTTCCATAAGAAAAACGACTTCCATTGGACCAGCGCAGCTGCCAAAGCATTTGGCGACATCAAAAAGAGGATGACTGAGGCGCCAGTTATGCCTCTCCGACTTCAGCAAGGCATTTGAAGGAGAGTGTGATGCATCTGGCCTCGGTATAGGTATACTCAGCCAAGAACATCATCCTATAGCCTATTTTAGTGAGAAACTAAATGAGGCAAGCAGAAGTATTCCACCTATGACAAGTAATTCTTAGCCGTAGTTTAGGCTCTACGGTATTGGCGCCATTATCTACTTCCCAATGAATTCGTCCTTTACTCTGATCATGAAGCTCTTCACTACCTCAATTCCCAAAAGAAGTTGAATTCTCAACATGCCAAATGGGTTGAGTTCCTCCAGAACTACACTTTTGTCCTGAAACACATATCAGGTGCCACAAACAAAGTTGTTGATGCGATGAGTTATCGAGTAGCCCTACTCTCGGCCATGTCTGTCAATATCACGGGCTTTGACAGACTCAAAGAGGACTACTTATCTTGCCCTGATTTTGAAGAACTCTACAAGGCCCTTGCTGATGGACAAGAACCCTTGATAGATGGTTTTCATCTTCAAGATGGTTATTGTTCAAAGCAACCAAGCTCTGCATTCCACGAACCTCAGAGCATTTTGGACGAGACAAGTCCATTGAAGAGGTGGAGCATCAATTCTTCTGGCCAAGTCTAAAAAGGGACGTTGCCAAAATCATTGGCCAATGTCGAACTTGCTAATTAGCCAAACACAGAAAACAAAACACTAGCCTTTATACCCCTTTGCCTATGCCAGATCGTCCTTGGCACGACATCAGTTTGCACTTCGTGCTTGGTCTTCCTCGTACCTTCAAAAAGCATGATTCCATTCTTGTAGTTGTGGACCGTTTTTCTAAAATGGCCCACTTTCCCCCTTGTTCCAAATCTTCTGATGCCTACAAAGTGGCCAAAAACTTCTTTGATGAGATTGTCAAACTGTATGGACTTCCAAAAACCATCGTGTTAGACAGAGATGTTCGCTTCATGAGTTACTTCGTGTTAGACAGAGATGTTCGCTTCATGAGTTACTTCAGAAAAACCTTGTGGCACATGATTAGCACCAAGCTCAAATTTTCTACtgcttatcatccacaaacggaTGGCCGAACAGAAGTGGTGAACCGAAGTCTTGGTAGCCTCTTGAGATGTCTTGTGGGCGAAAACAGCCGTAATTGGGATTCAATCCTTTCTGTAGCTCAATTTGCATACAATAACTCAGCCAACAGGTCTCTAGGCATGAGTTCATTTGAGGTAGTGCATGGTTATAAGGCTAGAAAACCTCTAGATCTTACCCATATCACCCCATATTAGAATTTCTGAGTCTGCACATGCATTTACACACCATATTCATAAGTTGCATCAGAAGATCCACAAGCGCATTCATGCGAGTAATGCTAACTATAAACTGCAAGCTAATTCTCACAGGCGTGATAAAGAATTTTCAAACTAGGAATTACGTTATGATCCGTATTCGCCCTAAGCGGTTTTCACCTGAAATCGTTAAAAAATTGCAGGCTCATAGTGCTAGACCATTCAAGGTGTTGCACAATGTTGGCACTAATGCCTATGTCATTGATCTCCCATCTGATTTTGGCATTAGCCCAACTTTTAATGTTAACGATTTGGTTGCTTATAAGGGTCCACCAACAATCCCGATGACCCTTTTGTCGAGCCCTCTCCTGAGCCCGATGATCTCCCTATTCCTGATCCCATACCAGCTCGTTCCCTTTACCCCTCCCACCAGCACAAAAAGAGCAAATTGATTCCATTTTAGACGACCAGACAGTTTTTACAAGTAGAGGCATCCAGCGGTTCTTGGTTCATTGGAAAGGACGACTAGAGTCTGATTCCACTTGGCACATGCGAGATGAGCTTTAGCAAATTGACCCGGACCTGTTGGAGTACTACCAAAGCCGCACCGGGCTGCGCTTGTCGAGAACGACTTCTTTCCACCCAAGAGGAGTTGGTGCGGGCACTAATACCAGACCACCCATCACTCGGGTCTATAGTCGCCGCAGGAGTGCTGCAGGAGGATAGTCCAGCCAATTTCATTATGGTTAGAGTGATTTTGTTTCATTTTAATGGCCTTTGggcttatgtttttttttatctttgaggGCCTTTTGTGAGATTGGCTTCTTTGTAGGGAGGTTTTGTATTTTGGGTCTTGTATATATGTTGGACCATACGTTTGTATGGGGATGCTATGAATGAAGAAATAGTTCTCTTTCTTTAAGCCCTGGTGTGAAACCAAGAGCCAAAGCTAGGTGTGAAACCTAGTTCCCTTCTttcccttcctccccttcctcttctttctttttctaattttgccTCTTCATTGCTGTCCGGCATCAAGAACTCCAAATAaaacataaagaaaaagaatgaaatTAAAAAGAGAACGCATAAAATACACAAGACTTTAATCACCACGGACTGAATGAACAAAAGTCTATGTGAGAGAAGTTTAACAAGCACTACCACTAACAAGGGTTTAAATAATCAAAATACCCTTAAGTACTGAGCAGTTATAACTTAAAACATAAACCAACCTGTCCAATTTAGTCCTTTATAATAACAAATACTAGACTAATATTATAAACTTAATAAAACTAATTACACTAGAATAAAAACTTTAAACAGTCACATCCAACAACTGAAATGCTCAGATACAAGAGTTGAACTACTTAGATTCACTACATTGACAGGGTTCCAGAACAAATATAAAGAAAATGCTTTacttcaaaacaaaaaaaatcttgtatatgtgatatagtagttgaataatattatatatattgagGTAAAATGATTTTCATACTGCATTGCTGGTAGAATGGTTGGATGATCCAAAAATAGAAACAATAGAAATGAAATAAGGACGAATTTGTAACCTAGAATAGTCATGTTGTAACTCTTTCCTTTTTACCAGAAATTCAATAAATTCAACATAATTATGATTAGAACCCATAAATCCACCTAAACTGTGAAACACGGTCAGTTACAAATTTTCAATTTCAccaatcaaaattttctcaatGATATATCATAAAATCTTAAATGCAATACAATGAGTGAAAATAATAATTTGAGATAAAAACTCACTGTTCCATGCCATTCTCCCCGATACACCTCCCCAAAAGACCCTGGGCAGGAAAAAAAGTCCAGGAAAAGGAATATTAGGGTTACCTTGCATGAATGTGATGTGATGTAATACATTTTTCatgagaaaaatagaaagcaccGTATAAGGTTATCAGTTGATAAAAGTAATATCAATTTTATACCAAGCCCTATCCGCTCGCCCAGCATAATGTCCTCCCATGGTATTTCAAATTCTGCAACATCGTCAATAGCAATATCAGATTTTGCACTCTCAGTGCCAGTTGACTTTTCAGAACTTCTTTCCATTTTTGGATGAGTTTCAGGGGCGTCCTGTTCCTTCCCAAGACCACAATCATCTCCATGACCACTTCCTACCTGCCCAATACCCAGATCTTCATTTTTATCTGTTGAATCAATATCATGACAACCACCAGATACAGCAGGCTCAGAAGCATATGACTCCAAATGCTCCTGTTGCCTGTTGACAGCAGCAGTCGTGGCTACTACTGCAGCAGCAGTGGCAGTGGCTGCTGCAGCAACAGGAACTTCCAAGTTTATGTCAGTATTTGATTTAGCTGCAGCAACAAACACTGATGATGCAACTACGGCAGCTGTTGCAGCTGCAGCAGCAACAGGCATGTGTTTTATAAACTGCAGTGAAGTCTCCTGCAACTGTGCAGAAGCATCTCCAGATCGAGATGAACAAGGATTGCAGGCAGATGCTACTTGAAAATCATGAGGAGAATGAAGCCCCAAACCCTCGACAGGCTTCAGTGCATCGAGCGGTAACCTTGAAAGGGCCACTTTTCGCTGGACATCTTGGCTAGGCAGATGAGGCAAAAAAGGACCATGACCCTTATCAGCTTGAGCTTTATGTTTAAACCCACACTTCTGTCTTTTCATTTCATCTTTACCTTCATTCAGATTCAGGCCCTCAGACATCGCAGCTTCTGATTGTTCACTACATACTTCAGAAAACAAGTTTGGTGGTGCCACAACACCGCTTTCTAACAGCACATCATGAAGCTTCTGAGCTAACTGGGGGTTTTCTTTAGCAGCATTAATCATGTACTCTGAGACATCCTTTACTTTCTTCCTGTGGACGGTGGAAGAACTGATGCCCTCAGTCCAAGAAGGCGATCTTGCAATACAATAAGGGTGACTTACCCTACCAGATGCTTCTTGAGTCATTGCAATGCTATCAGTGCCGAAATTTCCAGAAACATCTAGCATATTCAGATTTTTGTTTAAATACCAGTTGCTTGAAGAAGGTGAAGAACTTAGTTTTTGGCAATCTTGATTACTCAAATCAGATCTTGCGACTCCACCACTATATGGAGTTTCACGATTGGGATAGATGGATCTCTTGTCGAGTGGCTCGTTTTGGGAATAAGGACGGGTAGAATTTGATAACTCACTATTAGAAGAGCCTATATGAATGCTGTTGATATCTTTAACAGAAGCATTAACAAAAAagaaattatcttcaaattcatgAGTCAGTCCTGCACCATCTGACGGAATAAGAGTACCAGGTTCCCCCATTAAATCAATAATATATTCCCTGCAACAGAAACTTACCAATCAAGTATCCTGCCGATATTAATATTAAACCTCTAGATGAAACAAATCTCTCTACTCCAGAGCATTTAAGCTACCAAGGGGGAAATGAGAAATAGGGTTATAGGTGAGACCTAAATTCAAAGAGAAAATGATGTAAAGCAGAAATCTTCACATGCTATTTTATGGATATCCGTAAGGCCTTCAGCTTGCCAAATTATCAAGATCAACCATATCCAGAGTCTAATTCAAATCATTAAGCACAAGATGAGTATGGCATTTATATGAttttttgcaaactatgaaactaCAATCCCATTTTCAGATAAGCAAAAATCATGAAACCAAATTGATTGCTGTGATGAGGATAATGCTGTATATGAAAGAATATTACCTTCCATCATTGAATTTTACAATATCCAAAGCTCCATCATCTGATCCAGTATACTGCTTTCCTTTCACTAACCGACAAGGAATGCCCAAACTATCAGCCAAAACCTACATTAAACACAAAATGAAAATTTAGTGATAAACCATGTATACCATGGGATATTCAGTTCTAACCAAAACAAGTTTACATAAACCAACATAACAAATATATGTCAATCTCATGATCAATATGATCACAACCTGCATTCTCCAACAAG comes from the Phoenix dactylifera cultivar Barhee BC4 unplaced genomic scaffold, palm_55x_up_171113_PBpolish2nd_filt_p 000051F, whole genome shotgun sequence genome and includes:
- the LOC103695944 gene encoding probable serine/threonine-protein kinase SIS8 isoform X3, translated to MRNILKKLHIVPSQPEDAEASASSLPTRGSSISRSPSHHPLNPEQKHLSGLSSWLNSVTSRHASAGPSPPSSSSSSSSTASLIARGEIREQKDGSGDFSSAASEVLLDRVRRASESSRLEEPDAEEEYQIQLALEMSAREDPEAVQIEAVKQISLGSCAPENTPAEVMAYRYWNYNALSYDDKILDGFYDLYGILVASSSVKMPSLVDLQGMPVSDSISWEAVLVNKAEDADLLKLEQKALMMTLESRSESSNFAASVLVQRLAILVANYMGGIFYDPESMLKSYQNLSNYLRASSGNMVLPLGRLTIGLARHRALLFKVLADSLGIPCRLVKGKQYTGSDDGALDIVKFNDGREYIIDLMGEPGTLIPSDGAGLTHEFEDNFFFVNASVKDINSIHIGSSNSELSNSTRPYSQNEPLDKRSIYPNRETPYSGGVARSDLSNQDCQKLSSSPSSSNWYLNKNLNMLDVSGNFGTDSIAMTQEASGRVSHPYCIARSPSWTEGISSSTVHRKKVKDVSEYMINAAKENPQLAQKLHDVLLESGVVAPPNLFSEVCSEQSEAAMSEGLNLNEGKDEMKRQKCGFKHKAQADKGHGPFLPHLPSQDVQRKVALSRLPLDALKPVEGLGLHSPHDFQVASACNPCSSRSGDASAQLQETSLQFIKHMPVAAAAATAAVVASSVFVAAAKSNTDINLEVPVAAAATATAAAVVATTAAVNRQQEHLESYASEPAVSGGCHDIDSTDKNEDLGIGQVGSGHGDDCGLGKEQDAPETHPKMERSSEKSTGTESAKSDIAIDDVAEFEIPWEDIMLGERIGLGSFGEVYRGEWHGTEVAVKKFLNQEISSDALEEFRSEEDDTLVVSCN